In Paractinoplanes brasiliensis, the following proteins share a genomic window:
- a CDS encoding methyltransferase domain-containing protein, with protein sequence MGYLNTETLIKALDTAESTSDAVSLRRHTYEALWHTPGRAVVDVGCGTGRAVSELGAGAVGIDTDPTMLDAARARFPGIDVREADAAALPFADASVLGYRADKVYHVLPDPDAALAEARRVLAPGGRIVLVGQDWDAVVIESGLPAVTRRIVHARADTIEHPRIARSYRNLLLDHGFDDVTLTVHTAVFTEPGVRKLLTGHAEAALEAGAITAAEADAWLADQARRAETGRLLLVIPMFLAAATRPRPSAASR encoded by the coding sequence CGCTCGACACCGCCGAGTCCACCTCCGACGCCGTCAGCCTGCGGCGGCACACGTACGAGGCTCTGTGGCACACGCCGGGCCGAGCAGTTGTGGACGTCGGCTGTGGCACGGGTCGCGCCGTGTCCGAGTTGGGCGCCGGCGCGGTCGGGATCGACACCGACCCCACGATGCTGGACGCCGCGCGGGCCCGGTTCCCCGGCATCGACGTACGGGAGGCCGACGCGGCTGCCCTGCCGTTCGCCGACGCCTCGGTGCTGGGTTATCGCGCCGACAAGGTCTATCACGTGCTGCCCGACCCCGACGCCGCGCTGGCCGAGGCCCGGCGGGTGCTGGCCCCCGGCGGGCGGATCGTGCTGGTCGGGCAGGACTGGGACGCCGTCGTCATCGAGTCAGGGCTGCCGGCAGTGACCCGGCGGATCGTGCACGCCCGCGCCGACACGATCGAGCACCCGCGGATCGCCCGCTCCTATCGGAACCTGCTGCTCGACCACGGCTTCGACGACGTCACGCTGACCGTGCACACGGCCGTGTTCACCGAACCCGGCGTCCGGAAGTTGCTGACCGGGCATGCCGAAGCCGCACTCGAAGCCGGGGCGATCACCGCGGCCGAGGCGGACGCTTGGCTGGCCGATCAGGCCCGGCGCGCCGAGACCGGCCGCCTGCTCCTGGTCATCCCGATGTTCCTGGCCGCCGCGACCCGCCCTCGACCGTCTGCCGCGTCCCGATGA
- a CDS encoding COG4315 family predicted lipoprotein, which yields MRKIYVTAILAAGLAGVSACGSQGAPEPAPAAATQAIQDNGQDAQNGQGTQPPPNPQGPGELPDLAGIEANPPVDEQPVANEAEAANQAETANQAQKKAPTVAKTQRWVKIFSGPSDKDITPPRSRTKGSKTVELNATENEQIGTYVTDGAGRTLYRFDNDSNKPPKSNCNGDCATAWPPLLIKSPGKIFPDGIDPKIVGYVERADGTCQVTINGWPVYFFVDDAKAGDINGQGLNGKWFAIRPDGGKTAAAPGPLSSSGTK from the coding sequence ATGCGGAAGATCTACGTCACGGCGATTCTGGCCGCCGGCCTGGCGGGGGTTTCAGCTTGCGGAAGCCAGGGCGCCCCCGAGCCGGCGCCGGCGGCCGCGACCCAGGCCATCCAGGACAACGGGCAGGACGCGCAGAACGGACAGGGCACGCAACCGCCGCCGAATCCGCAGGGCCCGGGTGAGCTGCCCGACCTGGCCGGAATCGAGGCCAACCCGCCGGTGGACGAGCAGCCGGTCGCGAACGAAGCGGAAGCCGCGAACCAGGCCGAGACCGCGAACCAGGCGCAGAAGAAGGCGCCCACGGTCGCGAAGACCCAGCGCTGGGTCAAGATCTTCAGCGGCCCGTCCGACAAGGACATCACCCCGCCGAGGTCGCGGACCAAGGGCAGCAAGACGGTCGAGCTCAACGCCACCGAGAACGAGCAGATCGGCACGTACGTGACCGACGGCGCCGGCCGTACGCTGTACCGCTTCGACAACGACTCGAACAAGCCGCCCAAGTCGAACTGCAACGGCGACTGCGCGACGGCCTGGCCGCCGTTGCTGATCAAGAGCCCGGGCAAGATCTTCCCGGACGGCATCGACCCCAAGATCGTGGGCTACGTCGAGCGGGCCGACGGCACCTGCCAGGTCACGATCAACGGCTGGCCGGTCTACTTCTTCGTCGACGACGCCAAGGCCGGCGACATCAACGGCCAGGGCCTCAACGGCAAGTGGTTCGCGATCAGGCCCGACGGCGGCAAGACGGCCGCCGCCCCAGGCCCGCTGTCCAGCAGCGGTACCAAGTAA